From a region of the Paenibacillus crassostreae genome:
- the mobQ gene encoding MobQ family relaxase, which yields MGYFYFSSQILNRSNHSAVAAAAYRSGESLHSERDGLTKNYGKRKVAPDCHILKPKIAPDWVLNRERLWNEVEKAEKQKNAQLAREIRLALPKELSNEDQKQLLIDFCKENFSDKGMVADLSIHRDKKDNPHAHIMLTMRPFNEDGSWGNKRKKINQEVNGVMKKVSIHLTDWNEKETLIQWRKDYADKINEKLKDRGIDDKVSHESYQKQGLDRLPNVRLERTAYQYEMQVKNTSLRNNVPYEPVTFYGKVNAEIRQLNSEIDALSKLKRQRIVSLAEYKEEKSITEKLAAIRSNHNLSESDKASLKMVAQRSKSYVDFIVARNVTDDIENGNWKKKIDNEKTRILAEKNLLHKAYKAYQIDQKQVLKYGFNPSNFTQQMKEKISSIKLHEQKLHEDVNKHQVLLEKSKHVLNLQSNFTHQEFSLLYESEVKYSTEDMYYAVQYFKDTGKVLPEKEIQNYSHSIENEILKKSPTIVEQTQNISKSIFILNRAIQKQTKDRLEALKGQNFDIAYESSRKLEQYALQKEKHEKDLVGNVQLLRASLQQHYSDQIEYITDVEVLLQLHDRQEKGLSTDKVDVDLEQIYEKYKKYNSDQSPVNMSDSSTPEQKVEYQYSQSIASGLFQALEQAQHANENKKHGKDPTEKRQRRRYRGQELDH from the coding sequence ATGGGTTACTTTTATTTTAGTTCGCAGATTTTGAATCGTTCTAATCATTCCGCAGTTGCGGCCGCTGCCTATCGTAGCGGTGAATCCCTTCATTCTGAGCGAGACGGTTTAACTAAGAACTATGGCAAGCGCAAGGTTGCGCCAGATTGTCATATCTTAAAACCTAAGATTGCGCCGGATTGGGTTCTCAATCGAGAACGATTGTGGAACGAGGTGGAGAAGGCTGAAAAACAGAAAAATGCACAGCTAGCTAGAGAGATTCGACTTGCTTTACCTAAGGAGTTGAGCAATGAAGATCAAAAACAGTTACTAATTGATTTTTGTAAAGAAAACTTTTCTGATAAAGGTATGGTGGCTGATCTTTCGATTCACCGAGATAAAAAGGATAACCCCCATGCACACATCATGTTGACCATGCGGCCTTTCAATGAAGACGGATCTTGGGGAAATAAACGAAAAAAAATTAATCAAGAAGTAAATGGGGTGATGAAAAAGGTCAGCATTCATCTTACCGATTGGAATGAGAAGGAGACACTTATTCAGTGGCGTAAAGACTATGCTGATAAAATTAACGAGAAACTAAAGGATAGGGGAATTGATGATAAGGTTTCACATGAAAGTTATCAAAAGCAGGGATTAGATAGATTGCCTAATGTTCGGTTAGAAAGAACAGCTTATCAATATGAAATGCAAGTCAAGAATACAAGTTTGAGAAATAATGTTCCTTATGAACCAGTGACCTTTTATGGAAAAGTGAATGCAGAAATAAGACAACTTAACTCTGAAATTGATGCTCTTTCGAAGTTGAAAAGACAAAGGATCGTGTCTCTTGCTGAATATAAGGAAGAGAAAAGCATTACTGAAAAATTGGCTGCTATCCGATCAAATCATAATTTAAGTGAGTCAGATAAAGCTTCTTTAAAAATGGTTGCTCAAAGATCCAAATCATATGTGGATTTCATAGTTGCTCGAAATGTAACTGATGATATTGAAAATGGGAATTGGAAGAAAAAAATAGATAATGAAAAAACACGAATACTAGCGGAGAAAAATCTTCTTCATAAGGCATATAAAGCTTATCAAATCGATCAAAAGCAGGTGTTGAAGTATGGATTTAATCCTTCTAATTTCACACAGCAAATGAAAGAGAAAATTTCTAGTATAAAGCTTCATGAGCAAAAACTTCATGAAGATGTGAATAAGCATCAAGTTTTATTAGAAAAATCGAAACATGTGTTGAACCTGCAAAGTAATTTCACACATCAAGAATTTTCGTTATTGTATGAATCTGAAGTTAAGTATTCAACGGAAGATATGTATTATGCTGTTCAATATTTTAAGGATACGGGTAAGGTTCTTCCTGAAAAAGAGATACAAAATTATTCGCATTCTATTGAAAATGAAATTCTTAAAAAATCACCAACTATTGTTGAACAAACGCAAAACATATCCAAAAGTATATTCATTCTAAACCGTGCTATTCAGAAGCAAACAAAGGATCGTTTGGAAGCTTTGAAAGGGCAAAACTTTGATATTGCTTATGAATCGAGTCGGAAATTAGAGCAATATGCGCTGCAAAAAGAAAAGCACGAAAAGGATCTAGTAGGTAATGTTCAATTATTGCGCGCTTCTTTACAGCAACATTATTCTGATCAAATCGAATATATAACTGACGTTGAAGTGTTGTTACAGCTTCATGATCGGCAAGAAAAAGGATTAAGTACAGATAAAGTTGATGTTGATCTTGAACAAATATATGAGAAATATAAAAAATACAACTCAGATCAATCGCCTGTAAATATGAGTGATTCTAGTACGCCAGAACAAAAAGTGGAATACCAATATTCACAAAGTATAGCTTCAGGATTATTCCAAGCTTTGGAGCAAGCACAGCATGCCAATGAAAACAAAAAACACGGAAAAGATCCTACCGAGAAAAGACAGCGTAGAAGATACAGGGGGCAAGAGCTGGATCATTAA
- a CDS encoding VirD4-like conjugal transfer protein, CD1115 family gives MELKKKAWKPIFVSFLLAIIFSYLLMVGFYFVGPGGDITQLILEPMKVIPFAYSQENLKVIFSLVPFVMLGALLYSMRTSIILPKLIDASDFGLHGTSKWGQPSDVVNGKTFSKKNSYSKDPISAFKIEPGIILGKVPNKKELIIMPKGTNVDNRNVLVIGSSGSGKGQAYVFPNMLNHIEETIIVTDPKGEIYEATHQLKRDQGYIVYQIDFVNFSEEVGYNPLDYVKDDEDARAVANTIASNAVDDGKRDFWSESAIGYFAAIILYIKTEYGKTATMTHVVQFTAKSGKDEEYLDTLLEDMPADHPAYDMFTLANMSAGNTRTGIMSTLAQQIGIFAMRKIAKFTTKSEFNFRDLQKEKTILYIKVRMKNNPFKQLTATFFEQLIDTFYDIADENNSRLPIDSIYLLDEFANIGKINGYPNILATCRGLGMSMHTVIQDIGQLEDKRMYGPDIARSIINNHDTTLFLRTKDTKTAKYFSDVAGETTIKHKQKSTSIGDKNASKSVSEQYVKRPLITQGELLNVNPAICYLFVNGYFPLKLEKSYQYKIYGEFLFSKDRKPNYERDSRERFLKFFGVNYEMDVQEYAEANISPFKDGNVFEDDHYDQGLEAEMMALEEEMEQISEDENLMDEEIQEFEYGEGLTEEELSMLLGNFSDDLNNSDEGDHFENTDDPDPEDSLSDEEVQAAFHLIEEALNRIGEDDPDAEALREVIQELTEEETATKDEQEGPGTEDDPDDLPM, from the coding sequence ATGGAGTTGAAAAAGAAGGCATGGAAGCCCATATTTGTTAGCTTCCTTCTAGCTATTATTTTTTCATATTTGTTGATGGTTGGGTTTTATTTTGTCGGCCCTGGTGGTGACATCACTCAACTTATATTAGAGCCCATGAAGGTTATCCCATTTGCGTATTCACAAGAGAACTTAAAGGTTATTTTCTCGCTAGTGCCCTTTGTGATGTTAGGTGCGCTGTTGTACTCCATGCGTACTTCTATCATTCTACCTAAACTCATAGACGCCAGTGATTTCGGTTTGCACGGTACGTCTAAGTGGGGGCAACCTTCAGATGTGGTGAATGGAAAAACCTTTTCAAAGAAAAATTCATACAGTAAAGATCCTATCAGTGCTTTTAAGATAGAGCCCGGAATTATTTTAGGTAAAGTACCAAACAAAAAGGAATTAATAATCATGCCGAAAGGCACAAATGTTGATAATCGGAATGTTCTGGTTATCGGATCTTCCGGATCGGGTAAAGGGCAGGCGTATGTATTCCCGAATATGCTGAATCATATTGAGGAAACGATTATAGTGACCGACCCCAAAGGAGAAATTTACGAAGCGACTCACCAACTCAAAAGAGATCAAGGATACATCGTATATCAGATTGATTTTGTTAATTTTTCAGAAGAGGTTGGTTACAATCCACTGGATTATGTCAAAGACGATGAAGATGCTCGTGCAGTTGCGAACACTATTGCTTCAAATGCAGTAGATGATGGGAAACGGGACTTTTGGTCAGAATCGGCAATTGGGTACTTCGCGGCCATTATCCTTTACATCAAAACGGAGTATGGAAAGACTGCGACCATGACTCATGTTGTTCAATTCACCGCAAAATCGGGTAAAGATGAAGAGTATTTGGACACCTTACTTGAGGATATGCCAGCAGATCATCCAGCATATGACATGTTTACTCTAGCCAATATGAGTGCAGGAAATACAAGGACAGGAATCATGTCTACCCTTGCACAACAGATTGGGATTTTTGCAATGCGAAAAATTGCCAAGTTCACGACGAAAAGCGAATTTAACTTTCGAGATCTTCAAAAAGAAAAAACGATATTGTATATCAAGGTACGCATGAAAAATAACCCATTCAAACAATTGACAGCGACCTTTTTTGAACAATTGATCGACACCTTCTATGACATTGCCGATGAAAATAATTCAAGGCTGCCCATTGATTCTATATATCTGCTTGATGAATTTGCAAATATCGGAAAAATAAATGGTTATCCGAATATACTGGCGACTTGCCGCGGACTAGGTATGTCCATGCACACGGTAATACAAGATATTGGGCAGTTAGAAGATAAACGGATGTACGGACCGGACATAGCACGCTCCATAATCAATAACCATGACACTACGCTGTTTTTACGGACCAAGGATACCAAGACGGCCAAATATTTTAGTGACGTAGCCGGTGAAACAACGATTAAACACAAGCAGAAGAGTACCTCTATCGGGGATAAAAATGCATCTAAGAGCGTCTCTGAACAGTATGTAAAGCGACCTTTGATTACGCAAGGTGAGCTGCTTAATGTGAACCCTGCGATATGCTACCTTTTTGTAAACGGCTATTTCCCATTAAAGCTGGAAAAGTCATATCAATATAAAATATATGGCGAATTTTTGTTTAGTAAAGACCGAAAGCCAAACTATGAGAGAGATTCTAGGGAGAGATTCCTTAAATTTTTCGGGGTTAATTATGAAATGGATGTTCAGGAGTATGCAGAAGCCAATATATCACCTTTTAAGGATGGAAATGTATTTGAAGATGATCATTACGACCAGGGATTAGAAGCTGAAATGATGGCTTTAGAAGAGGAAATGGAGCAGATTTCCGAAGATGAAAACCTTATGGATGAAGAGATACAGGAGTTTGAATATGGGGAAGGGTTAACAGAAGAAGAATTAAGTATGCTCTTAGGTAATTTTTCGGACGATTTAAATAATAGCGATGAAGGGGACCACTTTGAAAATACTGATGATCCTGATCCTGAAGATTCCCTTAGCGATGAAGAAGTACAAGCAGCATTCCACCTAATTGAGGAAGCACTGAATAGAATTGGTGAAGATGACCCGGATGCTGAAGCATTAAGAGAAGTGATTCAGGAGCTAACGGAAGAAGAAACTGCAACGAAGGACGAGCAAGAAGGACCAGGGACAGAGGACGACCCAGACGATTTACCAATGTGA
- a CDS encoding type IA DNA topoisomerase has product MIIVLAEKPDQARKLAAPFPHTKGKGFLFIHPCKEFPDGAKVTWAIGHLVELKNPDEYHESWKKWRMDSLPIIPEKFEYKVSKDKAAQFKIVKDLLKEADQIIIGTDPAREGENIARLLIMMAGCSHKPIKRLWTSSLTENAIIKGFAEVRDGSETINLFHEAQARQISDWLIGLNASRLYTLHLQRKGFKEVFSVGRVQTPVLTLIYNRQCDINDYKPEPFCELMAEFSVTTGKYTGKFKERYLTKEKLYETVRPHITPGKASYEGVVKLVEVNEKRMHPPTLHNLSGLQALLNKKKKYSPTDVLNTVQSLYEKGFVSYPRSDSQHITEEEFSYLKAHLNDYQQLIGIAFQPHTLESSKRFVNPDKVSDHYAIIPTEKIPGSTLDFTEMEKATYDEIVKSALAMFLPDYIYEETVITTAVGDVDFITVGKTEKSIGWKLLYHNDPQDTDETNEDKALPRVNNGDPATGIVSVKDGITQPPKPYTQGQLITLMAHAGRHVEDKEMREVLNESEGLGTEATRSGIIETLMQREFILVKKNLVYVTPKGEVLCEAVKGTILSKPEMTAQWEMFLKEIGRGNKQGSVFIENTKKLCHKLLEQVAVDMGQLNVDAQITTIEQTESICKCLCGKGYITDRGKFYGCSEYKNGCKVSFNKELLGKKLTPNQIKQLCEKGKTGNIKGFVSKNKKRFEAALLLKDGKIEFIFS; this is encoded by the coding sequence ATGATCATCGTATTAGCCGAAAAACCTGACCAAGCTCGTAAGTTGGCTGCGCCTTTTCCCCATACTAAGGGGAAAGGTTTTCTGTTCATTCATCCTTGCAAGGAGTTTCCGGATGGTGCGAAGGTTACTTGGGCGATCGGACATTTAGTAGAGCTGAAGAATCCAGACGAATACCATGAATCCTGGAAAAAATGGAGGATGGATAGTTTGCCAATTATTCCAGAGAAATTTGAATATAAAGTTTCAAAGGATAAAGCTGCTCAGTTCAAAATCGTCAAAGATTTATTGAAGGAAGCCGATCAAATTATTATTGGGACTGACCCTGCACGCGAGGGGGAGAACATTGCCCGGTTGCTTATCATGATGGCAGGATGTAGCCATAAACCAATTAAACGCTTATGGACTTCATCCTTGACCGAAAATGCTATTATCAAAGGATTTGCCGAGGTTCGAGACGGATCAGAAACAATAAACCTCTTCCATGAAGCTCAGGCCCGGCAAATATCAGATTGGCTGATTGGACTTAATGCAAGTCGACTGTACACGCTTCACTTACAGCGCAAGGGTTTTAAAGAGGTGTTCAGTGTTGGGAGAGTACAAACGCCGGTTCTTACTCTAATTTATAATCGACAATGTGATATCAATGATTATAAGCCGGAACCATTTTGTGAACTGATGGCTGAATTTTCGGTTACTACTGGCAAGTACACGGGCAAGTTCAAGGAGCGCTATCTAACAAAGGAAAAGCTGTATGAAACGGTTCGTCCTCACATTACTCCAGGGAAGGCTTCATACGAGGGTGTCGTCAAGCTGGTAGAAGTGAATGAGAAGCGCATGCATCCGCCAACACTACACAATTTGTCCGGTTTACAAGCTTTACTAAATAAAAAAAAGAAGTACAGCCCTACAGATGTATTAAATACGGTTCAGTCTTTGTATGAAAAAGGATTTGTTTCTTATCCTAGATCTGACTCTCAGCATATTACCGAAGAAGAATTTTCGTATCTCAAAGCTCATTTGAACGATTATCAGCAACTTATCGGTATTGCCTTTCAGCCGCATACACTGGAATCGTCTAAACGTTTTGTGAATCCCGATAAGGTCAGTGACCACTATGCCATCATTCCAACCGAGAAAATTCCGGGTTCTACTCTTGATTTTACCGAGATGGAAAAGGCTACGTATGATGAAATCGTGAAAAGTGCCTTAGCTATGTTTCTACCTGATTACATCTATGAGGAAACGGTCATTACAACGGCGGTTGGTGATGTGGATTTTATCACAGTAGGCAAAACGGAAAAGTCTATCGGATGGAAGCTCCTTTATCATAACGATCCGCAAGACACTGATGAAACAAATGAGGACAAAGCTTTACCTCGCGTCAACAACGGTGATCCGGCCACGGGTATTGTAAGCGTGAAGGACGGAATAACGCAGCCGCCGAAGCCATATACACAAGGGCAGCTTATCACACTCATGGCCCACGCTGGTCGTCACGTCGAAGATAAGGAGATGCGCGAAGTTTTGAATGAAAGTGAAGGGCTTGGAACGGAAGCAACAAGATCCGGAATTATTGAAACGCTTATGCAGCGAGAATTTATCCTGGTTAAGAAGAATCTGGTGTATGTAACCCCCAAAGGCGAAGTCTTATGTGAAGCTGTAAAGGGAACGATTCTATCCAAACCGGAAATGACGGCCCAATGGGAAATGTTCCTGAAGGAGATCGGCAGAGGGAACAAACAAGGCAGCGTGTTCATCGAGAATACCAAGAAGCTATGTCATAAGTTGCTGGAACAAGTAGCCGTTGATATGGGGCAGTTGAACGTAGATGCACAGATTACGACTATAGAGCAAACTGAGTCTATTTGTAAATGCCTCTGTGGGAAAGGATACATAACGGACAGAGGGAAGTTTTACGGATGTAGCGAGTACAAAAACGGCTGCAAAGTATCTTTTAATAAGGAGCTGCTAGGCAAAAAGTTAACCCCAAATCAAATTAAGCAGTTATGCGAAAAGGGGAAAACGGGTAACATTAAGGGATTTGTAAGCAAAAATAAAAAGCGATTTGAAGCAGCTCTACTCTTAAAAGATGGAAAGATAGAATTTATTTTCTCATAA